A window from Catharus ustulatus isolate bCatUst1 chromosome 14, bCatUst1.pri.v2, whole genome shotgun sequence encodes these proteins:
- the FHL1 gene encoding four and a half LIM domains protein 1 isoform X2: MSERFDCHYCRDPLQGKKYVQKEGRHCCVKCFEKFCANTCTECKKPIGADSKELHFKNRYWHDNCFRCFKCYTSLVNEPFMLRENNKVWCSNCTAAEDAPRCKGCFKPIIAGDQNVEYKKMVWHKDCFTCSQCKQVIGSGSFFPKGDEFYCVSCHEHKFAKTCAKCKNPITSGGLTYQEQPWHSECFICSNCKKQLGGKRFTAVEDQFYCVECYKECVAKKCAGCKNPITGFGRGTSVVNYEDESWHDYCFKCTKCARGLANKRFVCHNGKIYCAECPKRL; this comes from the exons ATGTCGGAGCGCTTCGACTGCCACTACTGCCGGGACCCGCTGCAGGGCAAGAAGTACgtgcagaaggaggggaggCACTGCTGCGTCAAATGCTTCGAGAAGTTCTGCGCCAACACCTGCACCGAGTGCAAGAAACCCATCGGGGCCGACTCCAAG GAGCTGCATTTCAAGAACCGCTACTGGCACGACAACTGCTTCCGCTGCTTCAAGTGCTACACGTCCCTGGTGAACGAGCCCTTCATGCTGAGGGAGAACAACAAGGTTTGGTGCAGCaactgcactgctgctgaggATGCACCCAGGTGTAAGGGCTGCTTCAAGCCCATTATTGCAG GAGACCAAAATGTTGAATACAAGAAGATGGTCTGGCACAAGGACTGCTTCACCTGCAGCCAGTGCAAGCAAGTGATTGGATCTGGGAGCTTCTTCCCCAAGGGTGATGAATTCTACTGTGTCTCCTGCCACGAGCACAAGTTTGCCAAGACCTGTGCTAAGTGCAAGAAT CCCATCACTTCTGGAGGCCTCACTTACCAGGAGCAGCCTTGGCATTCCGAGTGTTTCATTTGCTCCAACTGCAAGAAGCAACTGGGTGGGAAGCGCTTCACAGCTGTGGAGGATCAGTTTTACTGCGTTGAATGCTACAAGGAGTGTGTTGCCAAGAAGTGTGCTGGATGCAAGAATCCTATTACAG GATTTGGAAGAGGAACCAGTGTGGTTAACTACGAAGATGAATCCTGGCACGATTACTGTTTCAAATGCACAAAGTGTGCCCGTGGTCTGGCCAACAAGCGCTTTGTTTGCCATAATGGAAAAATTTATTGTGCTGAGTGTCCCAAACGACTGTAA